Genomic DNA from Alicyclobacillus fastidiosus:
ATTGGAAGTGATGCGCCACCTGCAGAAACTTTCCGACAAAAACGAGCACTTGGGTCGCGTCGTTAGTTTCCTGGGCGCCGGCGCCTATGAGCACTATCAACCGAGTGTTGTAGACGCCGTGATCAGCCGTTCGGAGTTTTTTACGTCCTATACCCCTTATCAACCGGAGATGAGTCAGGGCCTGCTTCAGGCTACTTTTGAATACCAGACGATGGTCGCAGAACTCACTGGCATGGACGTCGCCAATGCGAGCATGTACGACGGCCCTACTGCATTTGCCGAGGCGGGGCTCGTCGCGTGCGCGCAGACGCGGCGCAATCGCCTGATTGTGGCCGATAGCGTCCACCCAGAGTACACGCAGGTGCTGGAGACTTACGCAGCTGGACAAGGTGTGGAAATCAGCTATATTCCACATAAGAATGGCCGCATCGACCTCGAGGTGCTGACAGAACAACTTGACGAGTCGGTCGCTGCTGTGATGATTCAATACCCGAACTTCTTTGGCGTGATCGAGGATGTTCGACACATCGCACAGCTCGCGCACGAAGTGAAGGCCTTGCTCGCCGTCAACACATACCCGATTGCGCTTGGTCTGCTCGAGGCACCAGGCCATTTGGGGGCGGATTTAGTCGTGGCTGAAGGGCAGTCGCTCGGGAATGCCATCTCCTACGGCGGACCGTATCTCGGCATCATGGCTGCGAAACAGCCGCTCATGCGCAAGCTGCCAGGTCGCATTGTCGGTCAGACGACTGATCACGACGGCAAGCGCGGTTTTGTCCTCACGTTGCAGGCTCGCGAGCAACACATTCGCCGTGAGAAGGCCACGTCAAACATCTGCTCGAATCAATCACTGTGCGCCATTGCGGCCACCGTCTTCCTGTCCTACATGGGCAAGGAGGGCATGCGGGAACTCGCGGCGCAAAACTATCACAAAGCCCATTATCTCGAGCGGCGGTTGACCGACATCCATGGGGTGGAAGCCGTCTTTTCAACGCCTTACTTCAACGAATTCGTGATTCGTCTGCCGAAACGCGCAGCAGACGTGCAGTCGGCACTGTTGGAACGCGGATTTTTGTTCGGTCTCGACCTGAGAGCTAGCCATCCGGAACTTGGCGACGCTGTGTTGTTGAACGTGACCGAGGTGCGCACGCGGTCGGAGATGGACGAGCTGGTTCAGGCATTGCGGGAGGTGATTGCGTGACGATTCAACGCGAAGGAGAAGAGAAGCTCATCTTTGAAATTAGTCGTCCCGGGCGAAAGGCGTATGAGTTGCCCGACCTGGATGTGCCCGAGTCCGACATGGCGGATCTGGCAGGGCTCACACGCCTGCATCAGGCGGAGTTGCCGGAGGTCAGCGAGCTCGATGTGGTACGGCACTTCACGGCGCTGTCACAAAAGAATCATGGTGTGGACTCAGGGTTTTATCCGTTGGGATCGTGTACGATGAAATACAATCCAAAGCGCAATGAGCGGGCGGCTCGCCTCGATGGATTTGCGCGCATTCACCCGCTGCAACCCACGAGCACCGTTCAGGGGGCACTGGAACTGATGTATCAGTTGCAGCAGGACCTCGTGGCTATCACGGGAATGGATGCTGTCAGTTTACAGCCGGCGGCCGGCGCTCAGGGCGAGTGGACAGGGCTTATGATGATCCGCGAGTATCACGTTCGTCAGGGCCAACGTGCGCGCGACAAGGTCATCGTGCCAGATTCGGCCCACGGTACAAACCCGGCGAGTGTCAGCATGGCGGGACTCAAAACCATCACGATTCCGTCAAAGGCGGATGGAAGCGTGGATTTGGACGCTTTACGGCAGGTGGTCGGCGACGACACCGCTGCTCTGATGCTGACGAACCCGAGTACGCTCGGGCTCTTTGAATCGCAAATCGTCGAGATCTCGGAGATTGTGCACGCGGCCGGTGGTTTGCTGTACTACGATGGGGCAAACATGAATGCCATCCTCGGTTATGCCCGCCCAGGGGACATGGGCTTCGATGTCGTGCACTTAAACCTGCACAAGACATTCTCCACGCCGCACGGCGGAGGTGGTCCAGGCGCAGGGCCTGTAGGCGTCAAGTCGTTCCTCGAACCGTATCTGCCAAAGCCCGTGCTCCAGAAGATCGGTGGCCGTTACGAACTGTGCGCGGATAGGCCGTTATCGATTGGCAAGGTCAAGGGGTTCTATGGCAACTTCGGCATTCTTGTACGGGCGTACACGTACATCCGCACGCTCGGTCCGGACGGGCTCAAACTGGTTTCGGAATCCGCAGTCCTAGCGGCAAACTACCTGCTTTCGCAACTCAAGGACGACTACGATGCACCGTTTGCCGGGCCGTGTAAACACGAGTTTGTCTTGTCTGGAAATCGGCAGAAAGCGAATGGTGTCCGCACGCTTGACATCGCGAAGCGGCTGATCGACTTTGGCATTCATCCGCCGACCATCTATTTCCCGCTCATCGTCGAAGAGTGCCTGATGATTGAGCCCACCGAGTGTGAGAGTAAAGAAACGCTCGACCGCTTTATCGAGATCATGAAACAGGTAGCGCTTGAGGCGCAGACCCAGCCAGACTATGTCGTGTCTGCACCGCACCAAACGATTGTCGGGCGACTCGACGAGGTTACCGCGGCACGGTCACCCGTGCTGCGATATACCTGCGGTTGAGGAGTCAGTCGGAGAAGTGAGGTGGGGCGTGGCGTTGACCGCTTTTACGTGGAAGACGCCGCGCTCGAACTTGAGGCAGGTGATGCTGGTGTTCGTAATGGGCACGTTCTTCATGCCGACCCAGCGCAAGGCGCCCTTGATCACGCCCCCGTGCGTGGCGACAATGAAACGGCCACTGTGGTTCGAGTTCGTGAGGTCGGTGAGGAACGTGCCAATCCGACGCTCGACATCTTGAGACGTTTCCGCCCCAGGGGCGCCGTTTGGAAATCGTCGTTCTTTGTCTGCCCGTTGCAGTCCTTCAGCTTGGCCAAAGTGCTGTTCGCGAAGGAGTTTGGTCGTGGTGATGGGAGTGCCGGTCTTCGCCGCCACAGCTTTCGCTGTATCGAGTGCTCGAGACAGGTCGCTTGAGTAGATGTGTGCGAACGGAACGCCTTCTAAATAGTCCGCCAGTCGGCGAGCTTGCTCTCGCCCCACTGCATTGAGCGGAATGTCAGTCCACCCTTGAACGCGGCCGCTGACGTTCCAGTCTGTCTCACCGTGGCGGATGAGCCAGATTTCCATGTGCTCGTCCTCCTTCGATTTGTCAGTGCCAGTATAGCAAGGAATATAGGCGCTGTGGTACAATAAGTCAGGTTTTGACGGTCTTTTGCAATATTCATGAGGAGGAATCCCGATGGACAAACCGTATCTGGTCGTGATCCACGGACCGAACCTGAATCGTCTAGGGGTTCGTAAGCCCGAAACGTACGGCCACCGAACGTTGGCTGACGTCATCGCACTGGTGAAATCGGTGGCCGACGGATACGGACTTGACGTGTTGGATAAGCAATCCAATCACGAGGGAGACCTCATCGATTTTTTGCAGATGTATGGACCCGATGCTGCAGGTATTCTCATCAATCCCGGCGCGTTCGGTCACTATAGTTACGGACTCCGTGACTGCCTCGAGGATATTGACCGACCAACGATTGAAGTGCACATCTCAAACGTCCACAAACGAGAGGCATTTCGCCATCAGTTGGTGCTCGCAGACGTGGTGATGGGACAGGTTGTCGGCCTTGGGACGGAAGGGTATCGCTTCGCAGCGGACGCCCTCTGTCGTCAATATCAACACGATACCGCAAAGTTGCGGTGAGTCGCCTCGCTTGCGACACGATTGGGTCGTGCGCGCGTAGGCGCTCAATGGAAACCAAGTTGTGGAGGGAATAGGCTTGATTTCAAGCAACGATTTTCGCACCGGTACTACGATTGAATATGACGGCTCAATTTTCCGCGTGATTGAGTTTATGCACGTTAAGCCAGGGAAAGGTGCGGCTTTCGTACGCACCAAGTTAAAGAATGTGAAGACTGGCGCCGTGAAGGAGCAAACGTTCCGCGCAGGTGAAAAGGTCGCCCGTGCGCACATCGAGACGCGAGAAATGCAATACTTGTACAACGATGGTGAGATGTACACGTTTATGGACACGGAGACCTTTGAACAGACGAACATCAACCGTGCCCAATTGGAGTACGAGTTGAACTTCTTGAAGGAAAACATGAACTGCTACATCGTGATGTATCAAGGCGAAACCATCGGGATCGATCTGCCAAACACGGTCGAACTCGAAGTGACGGAGACCGAACCTGGTATCCGCGGCGATACCGCAACTGGTGGCAGCAAGCCGGCGACCGTTGAGACGGGATACACGCTGCAGGTCCCATTCTTCGTCAATACCGGTGATCGCTTGATCATCGATACGCGTTCGGGCAATTACGTGTCTCGCGCATAACACAATCCATTCAACGGATGTAAAAAAGCACCTGTCTCGCCGATTGGCGTTCAGACAGGTGCTTTTTTGCGTGAGCAAAGACTGGTACGGCGGCTGTCGCCCTTTCTTTGAAGACAGGCGCGGCAAGGTCACACGGGTCAGGGGCAGAACGATTGTCCAGCGAGTCCAGCGGAGTGGTTCTTCTCGGCAGATCGCTCGCATATCAAGTACCGAGGAGGCGTGTCCAATGTGGCAAGTTGTGGACAAAGTCGTCTACGGAATGGCGTCACTTCGCTTTATCTCCGGGATGATTGAATTGACAGGCGGATTGCTTATGCTCTATTTCGGGACGGCGCAGCGCGCACTTCAGGTCAATGGATTGTTGGCCTTGGTCGGACCTGTCGTGCTCATCGGCGTAACTGCGTTTGGTGTCATCGGCATCGCGGACGAGGTGAAGATCTGGCGCATTGTGATGCTGCTCATCGGGGTCGGTTGTATTCTGTTCGCTTCCAGATCCTAATTCACCTCGCACGTCACCGGTATTCCGTTTATGACTTTTTTCGCATAAAGCTGAAGACGAGTGCCATCAGTAGTACAAAAATCACGAGGAACACGACAATCCAACGGATCATGACTGAGACATCCACTTGTCGACCCTCCCCATATCGCTTCTTCGTATCAGTCAATGCGTTCGAACGTGAAATGGTTCCACACGAAACACCAATTCGCGACTACACCCGCATATGCGAAAGGCGTTGTCCATATACATGGACTAGGTGGAGGAGGTGGACAAAGACTGTGCCAGTGTCCAATGCGGAATTAGGCGCTGATCCGTTCAGTCCGTGGCGCAAAGCGGTCTCCATTTTGCCACCCGAATTGGAAGAGCGACTGCACCGTTTGCATCCCGATGCATTGGCGGCGCTCGAAGAGATTCGACTTCGCGTGGGACAGCCGCTGGAGCTTTGCGGACAAACTGGGAGCTCGTTCTTGCACTGTGAGACGGGGACTACCTCAGTCGCTTCGGAAGGACTCGTCGTGACAAGTGGACACATCAAACACGTGGTAGCGCAAGTCACACAGTTTTCGATGTACGCAGTAGAAGAGGATTTACGGCGCGGGTTTATGACCATCCCAGGCGGGCATCGCGTTGGCGTGGCGGGGCACGTGGTGACAGATGGACAAGGGCAAGTGAAGTCGATCCGCTCGATTTCCTCCTTAAATATTCGTGTGGCGCACGCAATTCCCGGTGTGGCGAACCGCCTTCGGCATCATCTCTATCGCAAGCACGATGGGCATCCGTACAACGTCCTCGTCATCTCGCCGCCACAGTGTGGAAAGACGACGCTCGTCCGCGACATCGCCCGCCAGTGGAGTGAAAACCTGCTCGTTCGGAGAAAGGTTCCGGCGAAGGTGGCGATCGTCGACGAGCGTTCGGAAATCGCCGGTTGCATTGAAGGCGTCCCGCAGTTTTCCGTAGGGCCGCGCACGGATGTCCTGGACGGTTGCCCGAAAGCGCAGGGTATGCTGATGGCCATTCGCAGTTTGTCTCCGGACATCGTGGTGACCGACGAGATCGGTCGGAGTGAAGATGCACTCGCCATTTTGGAGGCGACGCACGCGGGGGTCGCGGTGATTACGACGGCCCACGCCTTGCGGATGGAGGATTGGCGGTTGCGGCCGAATATGGATTCGCTGTTTCAATCGAAGGCGTTTGATCGGTACATCTTGCTCAGCCGAAGGAATGGTCCCGGAACGGTTGAAGCGGTGTTAGATCAAGCTGGGAGACCCATTCGCACCGGAGGCGAGGGATAGTGCTGAAGCTGATTGGCGCGATGCTGCTGGTGCTCGCGACCAGCCTGCTAGGATTTCAGGTGGCGCGGGCCCATCGGGATCGGCCGCGTCAGCTTCGCGGTCTCATCCGCGCGCTCACGCACCTGCAGGCGGAAGTGGAGTACCAATCTACGAAGTTGCCGACAGCCCTCGCCAACGTAGCTGAACGCGCGAGTCCTCCGTGTTCGTCGATGTTTACCAACGTCAGCGAGATGCTGTTGAAACGCGGTGCTTCCGTCCAAATGGCGTTTCGAACAGGCATTGAAGAACTCGTCGCACAAAGCGCCCTGACAGCTGCGGATTGCGAGCCCATTCAGATGGTCGCGGAGACATTGTCCACCATGGACCGAGCGCACTTGACGACACAATTTCAACTGTCGATCGACGCTCTTCACCAAGCCGAGCGACAAGCGCGTGAACAGGGGCTGAAGAACGCGCGCCTGTGGCAGTATCTCGGCGTTCTGACAGGGGTCATCTTAGTGATTTTACTGTATTAACCACACCTCGTTCGATCCGGGAGGGCGGACAATGTCTCCAGAGATTCGTGACGTGTTTCGGATATTTGCAGTCGGTTTTATCGCTGCTATTTTACACACTGTACTCAAACAAAGTGGTAAGGAAGATTTCGCGCATTGGGCGACACTCGCTGGGTTTATTGCGGTGTTTGCTATCGTCATCGGCTATGTTGACCACCTCTATCAGGAAATCACGAGCGTCTTTTTGCTGCAGTAGGTGAGGATGTGCATATTTTTCAACTCGTCGGAATTGGCATGACGGCGACCGTCCTAGTGTCTGTGCTCCGCGAACACGCTCCGCAGTTCGCCATGCTCGTGTCCATCCTGGCAGGCATCGTATTGCTGACGATGGTCGTTCACAACATGGATGGCGTAGTACAAAGTTTGACGGGCCTTGCAGACGCAGCCAAACTCGATCACGGCTTTTTGACCACGGTGCTTCGCATTATCGGCATCGCCTACATCGTCGAGTTCGCCGCCCAGGTTGCGCGAGACGCGGGAGAGGGGTCACTCGCCGGGAAAATTGAACTGGCCGGCAAGGTGGGCATCATCGTTCTCGCAATGCCCATCATCACGGACGTCGTCGAGTCCCTCGTGCACCTACTGCCTTGATGAAGGGGGGATCGCGGCGTGAGAGTACGGCTTGTCCGAATTATCGTGGCATGCGTTTGCGCCTTCGTGATGTTTGGCATGGCGCATGTCACAAGCGCGCTCGCTGGTCCGAATGACGGCGTCCCGCTCAACAACAGCATCACGCTGCAAAGCGGCGCCGCGCAAGCGAACGAAACGGACAACGCGACAAGGAGTGGGCCGCCAGGGCAAACCGGCGCCTCACAGGCGTCCCCGAACGAGCCGTCGTCCGAACAGCCTGGATTCAACCAACAGAGCGAGACGGCGGCGCGCAACGCCATTCAAAAGGCTGCCGAGAAACAGATTGACAGGCTGCCGATTGAGCGCATTGACCAGTATTGGAACGACCTTCAGGCGAAGTATGGTGGGTATCTGCCAGACTTGTCGGGCGGCAGTATTGTACGGGCCATCCTCGGAAACGGTGGCCCCAGCTTGACAGGGGTTACGCACGGCCTGTTGCGTTACTTCTTTACGGAATTGTTCGA
This window encodes:
- the gcvPA gene encoding aminomethyl-transferring glycine dehydrogenase subunit GcvPA, whose amino-acid sequence is MNEFGYIPHTEADRKAMLEALSLESTDALFADIPEEIRLKEPLALQTAMSELEVMRHLQKLSDKNEHLGRVVSFLGAGAYEHYQPSVVDAVISRSEFFTSYTPYQPEMSQGLLQATFEYQTMVAELTGMDVANASMYDGPTAFAEAGLVACAQTRRNRLIVADSVHPEYTQVLETYAAGQGVEISYIPHKNGRIDLEVLTEQLDESVAAVMIQYPNFFGVIEDVRHIAQLAHEVKALLAVNTYPIALGLLEAPGHLGADLVVAEGQSLGNAISYGGPYLGIMAAKQPLMRKLPGRIVGQTTDHDGKRGFVLTLQAREQHIRREKATSNICSNQSLCAIAATVFLSYMGKEGMRELAAQNYHKAHYLERRLTDIHGVEAVFSTPYFNEFVIRLPKRAADVQSALLERGFLFGLDLRASHPELGDAVLLNVTEVRTRSEMDELVQALREVIA
- the efp gene encoding elongation factor P, which translates into the protein MISSNDFRTGTTIEYDGSIFRVIEFMHVKPGKGAAFVRTKLKNVKTGAVKEQTFRAGEKVARAHIETREMQYLYNDGEMYTFMDTETFEQTNINRAQLEYELNFLKENMNCYIVMYQGETIGIDLPNTVELEVTETEPGIRGDTATGGSKPATVETGYTLQVPFFVNTGDRLIIDTRSGNYVSRA
- the spoIIIAC gene encoding stage III sporulation protein AC — its product is MSPEIRDVFRIFAVGFIAAILHTVLKQSGKEDFAHWATLAGFIAVFAIVIGYVDHLYQEITSVFLLQ
- the spoIIIAD gene encoding stage III sporulation protein AD, encoding MHIFQLVGIGMTATVLVSVLREHAPQFAMLVSILAGIVLLTMVVHNMDGVVQSLTGLADAAKLDHGFLTTVLRIIGIAYIVEFAAQVARDAGEGSLAGKIELAGKVGIIVLAMPIITDVVESLVHLLP
- a CDS encoding 3-dehydroquinate dehydratase — its product is MDKPYLVVIHGPNLNRLGVRKPETYGHRTLADVIALVKSVADGYGLDVLDKQSNHEGDLIDFLQMYGPDAAGILINPGAFGHYSYGLRDCLEDIDRPTIEVHISNVHKREAFRHQLVLADVVMGQVVGLGTEGYRFAADALCRQYQHDTAKLR
- the gcvPB gene encoding aminomethyl-transferring glycine dehydrogenase subunit GcvPB; its protein translation is MTIQREGEEKLIFEISRPGRKAYELPDLDVPESDMADLAGLTRLHQAELPEVSELDVVRHFTALSQKNHGVDSGFYPLGSCTMKYNPKRNERAARLDGFARIHPLQPTSTVQGALELMYQLQQDLVAITGMDAVSLQPAAGAQGEWTGLMMIREYHVRQGQRARDKVIVPDSAHGTNPASVSMAGLKTITIPSKADGSVDLDALRQVVGDDTAALMLTNPSTLGLFESQIVEISEIVHAAGGLLYYDGANMNAILGYARPGDMGFDVVHLNLHKTFSTPHGGGGPGAGPVGVKSFLEPYLPKPVLQKIGGRYELCADRPLSIGKVKGFYGNFGILVRAYTYIRTLGPDGLKLVSESAVLAANYLLSQLKDDYDAPFAGPCKHEFVLSGNRQKANGVRTLDIAKRLIDFGIHPPTIYFPLIVEECLMIEPTECESKETLDRFIEIMKQVALEAQTQPDYVVSAPHQTIVGRLDEVTAARSPVLRYTCG
- the spoIIIAA gene encoding stage III sporulation protein AA, which encodes MPVSNAELGADPFSPWRKAVSILPPELEERLHRLHPDALAALEEIRLRVGQPLELCGQTGSSFLHCETGTTSVASEGLVVTSGHIKHVVAQVTQFSMYAVEEDLRRGFMTIPGGHRVGVAGHVVTDGQGQVKSIRSISSLNIRVAHAIPGVANRLRHHLYRKHDGHPYNVLVISPPQCGKTTLVRDIARQWSENLLVRRKVPAKVAIVDERSEIAGCIEGVPQFSVGPRTDVLDGCPKAQGMLMAIRSLSPDIVVTDEIGRSEDALAILEATHAGVAVITTAHALRMEDWRLRPNMDSLFQSKAFDRYILLSRRNGPGTVEAVLDQAGRPIRTGGEG
- a CDS encoding YqhV family protein, encoding MWQVVDKVVYGMASLRFISGMIELTGGLLMLYFGTAQRALQVNGLLALVGPVVLIGVTAFGVIGIADEVKIWRIVMLLIGVGCILFASRS
- a CDS encoding histidine phosphatase family protein is translated as MEIWLIRHGETDWNVSGRVQGWTDIPLNAVGREQARRLADYLEGVPFAHIYSSDLSRALDTAKAVAAKTGTPITTTKLLREQHFGQAEGLQRADKERRFPNGAPGAETSQDVERRIGTFLTDLTNSNHSGRFIVATHGGVIKGALRWVGMKNVPITNTSITCLKFERGVFHVKAVNATPHLTSPTDSSTAGISQHG